A single window of Ananas comosus cultivar F153 linkage group 17, ASM154086v1, whole genome shotgun sequence DNA harbors:
- the LOC109723129 gene encoding uncharacterized protein LOC109723129 yields MNKPSKLGVFGGRRSSEAEVEMKGTTTKTTKTKTKPSPRRSPLTDINGGSRPPLSGSGEAPRSGCFRFLLSNSSSSSSSSKNPIARSNRTLSTPRSAPPNPRTLPSRNPRNPPKKTTRPSGSKKPSPELSFEVGFHGDGATTPEKTKKAEAKPSLISPKSGTSATPPIQASISPEVPCASSVAPTPVCFAAGHVVAGVHDRRKCRPRGILAVGRDEPAESVELREKHFDESPLSSIPPPLAGASIHWLSSSPGDPSSSFSSFSKAHCEAEASVNWLLSPCEDGEESIHKEEELILPKCSFSAANYSADLWRFSHGGASPLQTTPSSGFGIQKTPTTDSSLSPFSMILKRASKSSMPKLPRVQQESGGYRYGPNAERSPFSGESSWTDNTCNVNSTAKQAPNFSVHEVDAISEVLKSISLSSKRMDSDEASLLALSVHSFQFGPQETPFESIDLSCFRKPFCDNSISGRKVRSATRISWREGLVSRIFEMGELDCCQWLSDDEDEFDHERISLSKDGGNREAACGFGSVEFTCSGSGHKEGAEIISSGPISCSDSISTEGAELISSDDSNWTLFYKNNLFAIGICEQEGNGIFRFAFSW; encoded by the exons ATGAACAAGCCATCGAAGCTCGGAGTGTTCGGAGGGAGGAGGAGctcggaggcggaggtggagatGAAGGggacgacgacgaagacgacgaagacgaagacgaagccGAGCCCTAGACGAAGCCCCCTCACCGACATTAATGGCGGCTCCCGTCCTCCCCTCTCCGGCTCCGGTGAGGCCCCGCGATCCGGGTGCTTCCGCTTCCTCTTGTCcaattcctcctcctcctcctcctcctcgaagAACCCGATCGCCCGATCAAATCGGACCCTATCGACCCCCAGATCGGCCCCTCCCAATCCGCGAACCCTCCCCTcccgaaaccctagaaaccctcCGAAGAAGACGACGAGGCCGAGCGGTTCGAAGAAGCCATCTCCCGAGCTCAGCTTCGAGGTAGGGTTCCACGGCGACGGCGCCACCACGCCGGAGAAGACGAAGAAGGCGGAGGCGAAGCCCTCGTTGATTAGCCCCAAATCAGGTACGAGCGCGACGCCCCCGATTCAAGCTTCTATCTCCCCCGAAGTCCCCTGCGCGTCCTCCGTGGCCCCGACGCCCGTATGCTTCGCCGCGGGCCACGTCGTCGCCGGTGTCCACGATCGGCGGAAGTGCCGGCCGAGGGGGATTCTCGCCGTCGGCCGAGACGAGCCCGCGGAATCGGTGGAGCTTCGCGAGAAGCACTTCGACGAGTCGCCGCTCTCTTCGATACCGCCTCCGCTTGCTGGGGCTTCAATTCACTGGCTCTCTTCTTCCCCTGGGGATCCAAGTAGCAGCTTCAGTTCATTCTCTAAAGCTCACTGCGAAGCCGAAGCATCCGTAAATTGGCTTCTCTCTCCCTGTGAGGATGGAGAAGAGAGTATTCACAAGGAAGAAGAGTTAATCTTACCAAAATGCTCTTTTTCGGCGGCTAATTATTCCGCCGATCTTTGGAGATTTTCTCACGGCGGCGCTTCGCCATTACAAACAACACCATCTTCGGGTTTCGGTATTCAGAAAACTCCTACTACCGATAGTAGTCTCAGTCCTTTCTCGATGATATTGAAAAGGGCGTCGAAATCGTCTATGCCTAAGCTTCCTAGAGTTCAGCAAGAAAGCGGCGGCTACCGCTACGGCCCCAATGCGGAAAGGTCGCCATTTTCCGGCGAGTCATCGTGGACTGATAACACTTGCAATGTCAATTCGACAGCAAAACAAGCACCCAACTTTTCAGTACATGAAGTGGATGCCATTTCAGAAGTTCTCAAATCCATTAGCTTATCTTCGAAGAGAATGGACAGTGATGAAGCTAGCTTGTTAGCACTGTCGGTGCACAGCTTCCAGTTTGGACCCCAGGAAACGCCTTTCGAATCGATCGACTTAAGCTGTTTTAGAAAGCCATTCTGTGACAATAGCATCTCTGGCAGAAAAGTTCGTTCGGCGACGAGAATTTCCTGGCGAGAAGGGCTAGTTAGTCGGATCTTCGAGATGGGCGAGTTGGATTGCTGCCAATGGCTGTCGGATGACGAGGATGAGTTTGATCATGAGAGAATTTCTCTGTCAAAAGACGGAGGGAACCGAGAGGCGGCATGCGGTTTCGGGTCTGTCGAATTCACTTGCAGTGGAAGTGGACACAAAGAGGGCGCCGAGATCATTTCTTCGGGACCAATTTCATGTTCGGACTCCATTAGCACAGAAGGAGCTGAGCTGATCTCTTCCGACGATTCGAATTGGACTCTTTTCTACAAGAACAATTTGTTTGCG ATTGGCATATGCGAGCAAGAAGGAAATGGGATTTTCCGGTTCGCATTCTCATGGTAA